Proteins encoded together in one Ictidomys tridecemlineatus isolate mIctTri1 chromosome 3, mIctTri1.hap1, whole genome shotgun sequence window:
- the Adap2 gene encoding arf-GAP with dual PH domain-containing protein 2 isoform X2 has product MGDRERNKKRLLELLQAAGTGNAHCADCGAADPDWASYKLGIFICLHCSGVHRNFPDISKVKSVRLDFWDDSIVEFMTHNGNLRVKAKFEARVPAFYYVPQANDCLVLKEQWIRAKYERQEFMADGKTVPPPGNREGILWKRGKDNAQFLRRRFVLLAREGVLKYYTKEESKGPKAVINIKDLNATFQTEKIGHPHGLQITYRRERHIRNLFVYHESGKEIVDWFNALRAARLQYLKMAYPELPESELVPFLTRNYLKQGFMEKTGPKQREPFKKRWFALDPQERRLLYYKNPLDAFEQGQVFIGSKEQGYEVSEDLPKGIRGNRWKAGITIVTPERRFILTCATEKEQREWLESLRDVLCRPLTPLHVPTAVAESGCSSR; this is encoded by the exons ATGGGCGACCGCGAGCGCAACAAGAAGCGGCTGCTGGAGCTGCTGCAGGCTGCGGGCACCGGCAACGCGCACTGCGCCGACTGCGGGGCGGCGG ATCCCGACTGGGCCTCTTACAAGCTGGGAATCTTCATCTGTCTCCACTGCTCTGGCGTCCACCGCAACTTCCCGGACATCAGCAAAGTTAAATCCGTGAGACTCGACTTCTGGGACGACAGTATTGTGGAG TTCATGACTCACAATGGGAACCTCCGTGTGAAGGCCAAGTTCGAAGCCAGAGTCCCAGCTTTCTACTACGTTCCCCAAGCCAATGACTGCCT GGTGTTAAAGGAACAGTGGATTCGAGCTAAGTATGAGAGACAGGAGTTTATGGCTGATGGGAAAACGGTCCCTCCCCCAG GTAATCGAGAAGGAATCCTGTGGAAGCGGGGAAAGGACAATGCACAGTTTCTGAGAAGGAGATTTGTCCTGCTGGCAAGAGAAGGAGTCCTGAAGTACTACACCAAGGAGGAG agTAAAGGCCCTAAAGCTGTCATCAACATCAAGGACTTGAATGCCACTTTCCAGACAGAGAAGATAGGGCACCCACACGGGCTGCAGATCACCTACAGGAGAGAGCGCCACATCAGGAACCTGTTTGTGTACCATGAGAGTGGGAAG GAGATAGTGGACTGGTTCAACGCCCTCCGCGCAGCCCGTCTGCAATACTTAAAAATGGCCTACCCCGAGCTTCCAGAGTCTGAG CTCGTGCCCTTCCTCACCAGGAACTACCTCAAACAAGGCTTCATGGAAAAGACTGGTCCAAAG CAGAGAGAACCTTTCAAGAAAAGGTGGTTTGCCCTGGATCCCCAGGAGCGGAGGCTGCTGTATTACAAGAACCCACTG GATGCCTTTGAGCAGGGCCAGGTTTTTATCGGGAGCAAGGAGCAGGGGTACGAGGTCTCTGAAGACCTGCCCAAGGGCATCCGAGGGAATCGCTGGAAAGCCGGCATCACCATCGTCACCCCGGAGCGCAGATTCATCCTCACCTGTGCCACTGAGAAGGAGCAGCGGGAATGGCTGGAGAGTTTGCGGGATGTCCTGTGCCGCCCCTTGACCCCCCTCCACGTACCCA CTGCAGTAGCAGAGAGTGGCTGTAGCAGCAGGTGA
- the Adap2 gene encoding arf-GAP with dual PH domain-containing protein 2 isoform X5, producing the protein MTHNGNLRVKAKFEARVPAFYYVPQANDCLVLKEQWIRAKYERQEFMADGKTVPPPGNREGILWKRGKDNAQFLRRRFVLLAREGVLKYYTKEESKGPKAVINIKDLNATFQTEKIGHPHGLQITYRRERHIRNLFVYHESGKEIVDWFNALRAARLQYLKMAYPELPESEGGLRIFPTAIVTGEVCLQWPSSCPSSPGTTSNKASWKRLVQSRENLSRKGGLPWIPRSGGCCITRTHWMPLSRARFLSGARSRGTRSLKTCPRASEGIAGKPASPSSPRSADSSSPVPLRRSSGNGWRVCGMSCAAP; encoded by the exons ATGACTCACAATGGGAACCTCCGTGTGAAGGCCAAGTTCGAAGCCAGAGTCCCAGCTTTCTACTACGTTCCCCAAGCCAATGACTGCCT GGTGTTAAAGGAACAGTGGATTCGAGCTAAGTATGAGAGACAGGAGTTTATGGCTGATGGGAAAACGGTCCCTCCCCCAG GTAATCGAGAAGGAATCCTGTGGAAGCGGGGAAAGGACAATGCACAGTTTCTGAGAAGGAGATTTGTCCTGCTGGCAAGAGAAGGAGTCCTGAAGTACTACACCAAGGAGGAG agTAAAGGCCCTAAAGCTGTCATCAACATCAAGGACTTGAATGCCACTTTCCAGACAGAGAAGATAGGGCACCCACACGGGCTGCAGATCACCTACAGGAGAGAGCGCCACATCAGGAACCTGTTTGTGTACCATGAGAGTGGGAAG GAGATAGTGGACTGGTTCAACGCCCTCCGCGCAGCCCGTCTGCAATACTTAAAAATGGCCTACCCCGAGCTTCCAGAGTCTGAG GGAGGCCTTAGGATCTTCCCCACTGCAATtgtaacaggagaggtctgcctACAATGGCCAAG CTCGTGCCCTTCCTCACCAGGAACTACCTCAAACAAGGCTTCATGGAAAAGACTGGTCCAAAG CAGAGAGAACCTTTCAAGAAAAGGTGGTTTGCCCTGGATCCCCAGGAGCGGAGGCTGCTGTATTACAAGAACCCACTG GATGCCTTTGAGCAGGGCCAGGTTTTTATCGGGAGCAAGGAGCAGGGGTACGAGGTCTCTGAAGACCTGCCCAAGGGCATCCGAGGGAATCGCTGGAAAGCCGGCATCACCATCGTCACCCCGGAGCGCAGATTCATCCTCACCTGTGCCACTGAGAAGGAGCAGCGGGAATGGCTGGAGAGTTTGCGGGATGTCCTGTGCCGCCCCTTGA
- the Adap2 gene encoding arf-GAP with dual PH domain-containing protein 2 isoform X4 — MGDRERNKKRLLELLQAAGTGNAHCADCGAADPDWASYKLGIFICLHCSGVHRNFPDISKVKSVRLDFWDDSIVEFMTHNGNLRVKAKFEARVPAFYYVPQANDCLVLKEQWIRAKYERQEFMADGKTVPPPGNREGILWKRGKDNAQFLRRRFVLLAREGVLKYYTKEESKGPKAVINIKDLNATFQTEKIGHPHGLQITYRRERHIRNLFVYHESGKEIVDWFNALRAARLQYLKMAYPELPESEQREPFKKRWFALDPQERRLLYYKNPLDAFEQGQVFIGSKEQGYEVSEDLPKGIRGNRWKAGITIVTPERRFILTCATEKEQREWLESLRDVLCRPLTPLHVPTAVAESGCSSR; from the exons ATGGGCGACCGCGAGCGCAACAAGAAGCGGCTGCTGGAGCTGCTGCAGGCTGCGGGCACCGGCAACGCGCACTGCGCCGACTGCGGGGCGGCGG ATCCCGACTGGGCCTCTTACAAGCTGGGAATCTTCATCTGTCTCCACTGCTCTGGCGTCCACCGCAACTTCCCGGACATCAGCAAAGTTAAATCCGTGAGACTCGACTTCTGGGACGACAGTATTGTGGAG TTCATGACTCACAATGGGAACCTCCGTGTGAAGGCCAAGTTCGAAGCCAGAGTCCCAGCTTTCTACTACGTTCCCCAAGCCAATGACTGCCT GGTGTTAAAGGAACAGTGGATTCGAGCTAAGTATGAGAGACAGGAGTTTATGGCTGATGGGAAAACGGTCCCTCCCCCAG GTAATCGAGAAGGAATCCTGTGGAAGCGGGGAAAGGACAATGCACAGTTTCTGAGAAGGAGATTTGTCCTGCTGGCAAGAGAAGGAGTCCTGAAGTACTACACCAAGGAGGAG agTAAAGGCCCTAAAGCTGTCATCAACATCAAGGACTTGAATGCCACTTTCCAGACAGAGAAGATAGGGCACCCACACGGGCTGCAGATCACCTACAGGAGAGAGCGCCACATCAGGAACCTGTTTGTGTACCATGAGAGTGGGAAG GAGATAGTGGACTGGTTCAACGCCCTCCGCGCAGCCCGTCTGCAATACTTAAAAATGGCCTACCCCGAGCTTCCAGAGTCTGAG CAGAGAGAACCTTTCAAGAAAAGGTGGTTTGCCCTGGATCCCCAGGAGCGGAGGCTGCTGTATTACAAGAACCCACTG GATGCCTTTGAGCAGGGCCAGGTTTTTATCGGGAGCAAGGAGCAGGGGTACGAGGTCTCTGAAGACCTGCCCAAGGGCATCCGAGGGAATCGCTGGAAAGCCGGCATCACCATCGTCACCCCGGAGCGCAGATTCATCCTCACCTGTGCCACTGAGAAGGAGCAGCGGGAATGGCTGGAGAGTTTGCGGGATGTCCTGTGCCGCCCCTTGACCCCCCTCCACGTACCCA CTGCAGTAGCAGAGAGTGGCTGTAGCAGCAGGTGA
- the Adap2 gene encoding arf-GAP with dual PH domain-containing protein 2 isoform X1 produces MGDRERNKKRLLELLQAAGTGNAHCADCGAADPDWASYKLGIFICLHCSGVHRNFPDISKVKSVRLDFWDDSIVEFMTHNGNLRVKAKFEARVPAFYYVPQANDCLVLKEQWIRAKYERQEFMADGKTVPPPGNREGILWKRGKDNAQFLRRRFVLLAREGVLKYYTKEESKGPKAVINIKDLNATFQTEKIGHPHGLQITYRRERHIRNLFVYHESGKEIVDWFNALRAARLQYLKMAYPELPESEGGLRIFPTAIVTGEVCLQWPSSCPSSPGTTSNKASWKRLVQSRENLSRKGGLPWIPRSGGCCITRTHWMPLSRARFLSGARSRGTRSLKTCPRASEGIAGKPASPSSPRSADSSSPVPLRRSSGNGWRVCGMSCAAP; encoded by the exons ATGGGCGACCGCGAGCGCAACAAGAAGCGGCTGCTGGAGCTGCTGCAGGCTGCGGGCACCGGCAACGCGCACTGCGCCGACTGCGGGGCGGCGG ATCCCGACTGGGCCTCTTACAAGCTGGGAATCTTCATCTGTCTCCACTGCTCTGGCGTCCACCGCAACTTCCCGGACATCAGCAAAGTTAAATCCGTGAGACTCGACTTCTGGGACGACAGTATTGTGGAG TTCATGACTCACAATGGGAACCTCCGTGTGAAGGCCAAGTTCGAAGCCAGAGTCCCAGCTTTCTACTACGTTCCCCAAGCCAATGACTGCCT GGTGTTAAAGGAACAGTGGATTCGAGCTAAGTATGAGAGACAGGAGTTTATGGCTGATGGGAAAACGGTCCCTCCCCCAG GTAATCGAGAAGGAATCCTGTGGAAGCGGGGAAAGGACAATGCACAGTTTCTGAGAAGGAGATTTGTCCTGCTGGCAAGAGAAGGAGTCCTGAAGTACTACACCAAGGAGGAG agTAAAGGCCCTAAAGCTGTCATCAACATCAAGGACTTGAATGCCACTTTCCAGACAGAGAAGATAGGGCACCCACACGGGCTGCAGATCACCTACAGGAGAGAGCGCCACATCAGGAACCTGTTTGTGTACCATGAGAGTGGGAAG GAGATAGTGGACTGGTTCAACGCCCTCCGCGCAGCCCGTCTGCAATACTTAAAAATGGCCTACCCCGAGCTTCCAGAGTCTGAG GGAGGCCTTAGGATCTTCCCCACTGCAATtgtaacaggagaggtctgcctACAATGGCCAAG CTCGTGCCCTTCCTCACCAGGAACTACCTCAAACAAGGCTTCATGGAAAAGACTGGTCCAAAG CAGAGAGAACCTTTCAAGAAAAGGTGGTTTGCCCTGGATCCCCAGGAGCGGAGGCTGCTGTATTACAAGAACCCACTG GATGCCTTTGAGCAGGGCCAGGTTTTTATCGGGAGCAAGGAGCAGGGGTACGAGGTCTCTGAAGACCTGCCCAAGGGCATCCGAGGGAATCGCTGGAAAGCCGGCATCACCATCGTCACCCCGGAGCGCAGATTCATCCTCACCTGTGCCACTGAGAAGGAGCAGCGGGAATGGCTGGAGAGTTTGCGGGATGTCCTGTGCCGCCCCTTGA
- the Adap2 gene encoding arf-GAP with dual PH domain-containing protein 2 isoform X3: protein MGDRERNKKRLLELLQAAGTGNAHCADCGAADPDWASYKLGIFICLHCSGVHRNFPDISKVKSFMTHNGNLRVKAKFEARVPAFYYVPQANDCLVLKEQWIRAKYERQEFMADGKTVPPPGNREGILWKRGKDNAQFLRRRFVLLAREGVLKYYTKEESKGPKAVINIKDLNATFQTEKIGHPHGLQITYRRERHIRNLFVYHESGKEIVDWFNALRAARLQYLKMAYPELPESEGGLRIFPTAIVTGEVCLQWPSSCPSSPGTTSNKASWKRLVQSRENLSRKGGLPWIPRSGGCCITRTHWMPLSRARFLSGARSRGTRSLKTCPRASEGIAGKPASPSSPRSADSSSPVPLRRSSGNGWRVCGMSCAAP from the exons ATGGGCGACCGCGAGCGCAACAAGAAGCGGCTGCTGGAGCTGCTGCAGGCTGCGGGCACCGGCAACGCGCACTGCGCCGACTGCGGGGCGGCGG ATCCCGACTGGGCCTCTTACAAGCTGGGAATCTTCATCTGTCTCCACTGCTCTGGCGTCCACCGCAACTTCCCGGACATCAGCAAAGTTAAATCC TTCATGACTCACAATGGGAACCTCCGTGTGAAGGCCAAGTTCGAAGCCAGAGTCCCAGCTTTCTACTACGTTCCCCAAGCCAATGACTGCCT GGTGTTAAAGGAACAGTGGATTCGAGCTAAGTATGAGAGACAGGAGTTTATGGCTGATGGGAAAACGGTCCCTCCCCCAG GTAATCGAGAAGGAATCCTGTGGAAGCGGGGAAAGGACAATGCACAGTTTCTGAGAAGGAGATTTGTCCTGCTGGCAAGAGAAGGAGTCCTGAAGTACTACACCAAGGAGGAG agTAAAGGCCCTAAAGCTGTCATCAACATCAAGGACTTGAATGCCACTTTCCAGACAGAGAAGATAGGGCACCCACACGGGCTGCAGATCACCTACAGGAGAGAGCGCCACATCAGGAACCTGTTTGTGTACCATGAGAGTGGGAAG GAGATAGTGGACTGGTTCAACGCCCTCCGCGCAGCCCGTCTGCAATACTTAAAAATGGCCTACCCCGAGCTTCCAGAGTCTGAG GGAGGCCTTAGGATCTTCCCCACTGCAATtgtaacaggagaggtctgcctACAATGGCCAAG CTCGTGCCCTTCCTCACCAGGAACTACCTCAAACAAGGCTTCATGGAAAAGACTGGTCCAAAG CAGAGAGAACCTTTCAAGAAAAGGTGGTTTGCCCTGGATCCCCAGGAGCGGAGGCTGCTGTATTACAAGAACCCACTG GATGCCTTTGAGCAGGGCCAGGTTTTTATCGGGAGCAAGGAGCAGGGGTACGAGGTCTCTGAAGACCTGCCCAAGGGCATCCGAGGGAATCGCTGGAAAGCCGGCATCACCATCGTCACCCCGGAGCGCAGATTCATCCTCACCTGTGCCACTGAGAAGGAGCAGCGGGAATGGCTGGAGAGTTTGCGGGATGTCCTGTGCCGCCCCTTGA